CCCTGTAATCTACCGTTAGCTATTCATTGCCCGCAAGCCATTCGAATACAGCTTATCGCTCCCCCGACGCCTGCCAAGCGAGCTCTATGACGTAATAGCTTTATATTAAGCTAAATCGCAGGATTACACAAGCCCAACGCACATAAAAAAGGCATTCCCGCACTTAACGGAAATGCCTCATCTGCTGTCTTAGTCTTGAATGCTGTTGATTGCAAGACCGTGCTTCTCAAACACTTCGGCCATCGCCTGCTTCGCTTCGTCCGCATCCGGTCCATGAACGTGAAGGTCGTAGCTGCCTGTCGTCAGCAAAGTCGTAAACAGGCCGAGAATACTTTTCACATCGATGTACTTGTTCTCGAATTGGAGAACGATTGAGGATCTGAACTTGTTGGCAGTTTGCGAAATTTCTACGATTGCAGCATTGTTCGCGTTCGGCATGTTAATCCCTCCATTCGTCCATGGGACGAGTAAATAAATCGCTTTCTTTCATGATACATTGGCAAAAGATAACATGCAACCATTTTTTCGACTATCCTGAAATAACCGGTGCTGCACATTCCGAAACGGTCAACCCTTCAGCCTCTCCGGATTGAGCCCCTCCAGCTCAGGTACGACGAACCTTCCGTCCTTACGGATCAGACGATCATCGAAGTAAATCTCCCCGCCGCCGAACTCTGGCCGCTGAATAAGCACGAGATCCCAATGGACAGCAGATCGGTTGCCGTTATCCGCCTGCTCATACGCCTGCCCCGGTGTGAGGTGAAGACTGCCGTCAATCTTCTCGTCGAACAGTGTGTCCTTCATCGGGTAGGCGATGTACGGATTGAAGCCGAGGCTGAACTCGCCGATATAACGGGCCCCCTCGTCCGTATCGAGAATGTCATTCAGGCGCTGCGAGTCGTTGGCGGTCGCTTCTACGATACGGCCGTTCTCGAAGCGGAACGTAATCTGCTCGAAGGTGAAGCCGGAGCTGACCGAAGGTGTGTTATAGGCGATGACGCCGTTCACGGAGTCGCGCACGGGAGCGGTGTATAGCTCACCGTCCGGCAAGTTGCGGCGGCCGCAGCACTTCACCGAGCCGATGCCCTTGATGGAGAACGTCAGGTCTGTCGCGCCCGGACCGACGATGCGTACACGATCCGTACGGTTCATGAGCTCCTGCAGCGGATTCATCGCCTCGGACATACGCGCATAGTCGAGATTACACACCTGGAAGTAGAAGTCCTCGAATCTTGCCGTGCTCATGCCGGCCAGCTGTGCCATCGAGGCGTTCGGGTAGCGAAGCACGACCCATCGCGTGCGCTTCACCCGCTCCTCCAGATGAACAGGCTTCTGGTACAGCTGCTTATACAGCTTCATCCGATCGTCAGGCACGTCGGACAGCTCGCTCGCATTATCCCCGGATCGTATGGCCACATAGCAATCCATTGCCTTCATACGGGCAAGATCGAGCTCTGCCCATCGCTCCACCTGCTCCTGTGTCGCCCCGCTCAGCACGGAAGCAAGCACACAAGGATCGCGCAGCTCGACGAACGGATAGCCGCCGCGCGCGTAGACCTCGTCGACGAGACAACGGACCATTTCTCGCTCCGAGCCGATCATCTCGATCATGACGCTCTCGCCCGGCTGTACGTCGAGGGAATATTGGACGATGTTGCAGGCCAGCTTCTCAAGTCGTGAATCATTCATCGTTATCGTCTCCTTTTTGACAGCCGACATGCGGCAATTTTCGTTTTCATTTATTGTAGCAAACTGCAGCCGCCCTGCAAAAGCACTCTCGCAGGAAATCACTTGATGCAATCACTTGACACACCCCTTGTTCATCTTATAGAATTAGAAGTCGAGAATAAGCATTATCGCCATAGCGGCGGTTGTGCTTACAGGTGGAAGACGGTGTCACCCTCTATTAGATTTTGTTGCCGATAAGGACCGCGGCTGGTTCTTCCTGTCGGTTGCTTTCCTAGCTGGAAGCCATAAGCAAAGTCGGGCGCTTTCTCCACACGTTGCAGTACCACACCCATTCTATTTTAACGACAAAGGAGCCCATCATACATGGCACGTTACACAGGTCCTAAATTTAAATTGAGCCGCCGCCTCGGCATTTCCCTGAGCGGTACTGGCAAAGAATTGAAACGTCCTTTCCCTCCAGGTCAGCATGGCCCGGGTCAACGCAAGAAGCTGTCCGGCTACGGTGTACAGCTTCAGGAGAAGCAGAAGCTTCGCCATATGTACGGCTTGAACGAGAAGCAGTTCCGCAACCTGTTCGACAAAGCTTCCAAGCTGCAAGGTATCGCGGGTGAGAACTTCATGTTCCTGCTTGAGAGCCGTCTGGACAACCTCGTATACCGTCTTGGTCTGTCCAACTCCCGTGCAGGCGCGCGTCAGCTCGTCGCTCACGGTCACGTTACAATCAACGGCAAGAAGGTTGACATTCCTTCTTACCTCGTAAGCATCGGCGACATCATCGGTCTTCGTGAAAGAAGCCGCAGCCTGTCCGCTGTCAAGGAAGCACTGGCGAACCGCCACCACATTCCGTCCTACGTTGAATTCAACGAGAGCGCAATGGAAGGCAAGTTCGTTCGTCTGCCAGAGCGTGCTGAGCTGTCCCAAGACATCGATGAGAAGCAAATCGTCGAGTTCTACAGCCGTTAATATCGAAGAACCGTTCCCGACTCGGGAACGGTTTTTTTTGTGGATGGATCGATGCTGGATGCCAAGCTGGCAAAACCAATAAGCCTTCCGTAACACCTGCTCTCGCGAGGTGCCGGGAAGGCTTATTGTCGTTGCTTCGGCCTACCAACCTTCAGACCGACGCCTGATGTTGTTCATCCGAGTTCAACGGATGATTAGCCGAGCTTAATACGGGCGAACTTCCGCTTGCCTACCTGCACAATATCACCGTCCGCGAGCGTTAGCTCGGCATTCGGATCATCGACCTTCTCCTCGTTCACCTTCATCGCTCCCTGCTGTACGCTGCGGCGCGCCTCGCTGCCAGATGCTTGCAGTCCGAGCGTAACTAGCAGCTTCGCGGCGCGAATGGTGCCGTTCTCAAGAGCGTCCAGAGGAAGCACGACCTCCTCGATATCAGTCGGGAGCGCACGCTGCTGGAACACCGTCACGAAGTGCTGCTGCGCCTCCTCGGCCGCCTGCTCACCGTGATACATACGCACGAACGTGTACGCCAGACGCATTTTCGCATCGCGGGGATGAACAGTTCCGTCCTCGATGCCGCTGCGCAGCTGCGCAAGCTCATCATTGCTCAAGTCCGTAGCCAGCTCATAATACTTGAGCATCAGCTCGTCCGGAACGGACATCGACTTGCCGTATATTTCGTTCGGTGCCTCGTCGATACCGATGTAGTTGCCCAGACTCTTCGACATCTTGTTGACGCCGTCCAGTCCCTCCAGCAGCGGGTTCATGATGGCGACCTGCGTCGGAACACCGTATTCCTTCTGGAGCGTGCGGCCCATCAGCAGGTTGAACTTCTGGTCGGTGCCTCCGAGCTCAATGTCGCTCTTCAGTGCGACCGAATCGTAACCCTGCATGAGCGGGTAGAAAAATTCGTGGATATGAATCGGCAGTCCCGAGCCGTAACGCTTCGAGAAGTCGTCACGCTCCAGCATGCGAGCAACCGTAACCTTCGCCGACAGTTGTACGACGTCAGCGAACGTCATCGGGCCGAGCCATTGCGAGTTGAAGTATAGCTCTGTTTTGCTCTCGTCCAAAATTTTGTAAATCTGCTTCTGGTACGTCTCGGCGTTGCGCTTCACATCGTCCTCGGTCAGCTGCTTACGCGTCTCCGACTTGCCTGTCGGATCACCAATGCGGCCCGTGAAGTCGCCAATGATCAGCTGAACCTGATGGCCAAGCTCCTGAAATTGACGCAGCTTATGAAGCACGACCGTATGACCGACATGAATGTCTGGTGCGGACGGGTCAAGCCCGAGCTTCACCTTCAGCGGCGTGCCTGTTGCGACGGAGTCGATCACCTTCTGCCGAAGCTCGTCCTCCGGTACGATCTCAATGACGCCGCGCCGGATCGTCTCCAGCTGACGGTTTACTTCCTCCTGCTGCTGTACGGTAAGCTGTTCCCATTTGGTTTCCATTCCTTATTCCTCCTCCTATGATATAGCGGGTGTACACGCCCTACATGACAAAAAAAGCCCTCTCATCCACAAAGGGACGAGAAGGCTATGCTCGCGGTACCACCCTAATTAAAGCCGGTCCACATGGGACGGCTCTCACTCACATCGATAACGGGAACAACCCGATCGGAAGCTACTGAAACTGCGCTCTGGCTTAAGCCGTGCGCCTTCGTTCCCCTCCGCTGCTCCGGACTGTAATTCGAGACAAGCTCAGCACCGGTTCACACCTCCCACCGACTCTCTGCAAGCTGCATGCGTTGACTCTACTGCGCGTCCATCGTAGCATTTCACGTATTCGTCCTACCAGCCGCATCAAGCTCGAACGATATGCCGAGGATGCGCTCGTCTCATTTAACCACAATGCTGCTTCGATTGTCAAACGTTGTCTGCTCATAGCGACGGTCTCCCGCCCTACCAGCTCCTGCCGCACAGCAGGAGTGTCGAAGCATGTCCAGCTTGACGCATTGTGCTATAATAGTTAGGAATGTTTAGCCAATCAGGAGGAACCTGTTTACATGGACATGGATCATAAGGATAACTCAACCAAGCAAAGCAGCACTCATAAGAGAAGCTCCAAGGCTAGCAAGGCAAAAAAAATAGCGCTGCAAATCGGTAAGTATACGCTTATTACGTTCAAATGGCTGTTCATTATCGGCATCATCTGCGGCTTTCTCGCAGGCGGAGCTGCGTTCGGCTATGTGACCGCCCTTGTGAAGGACGATCCGATCCGCGACAAGGAGACGATGCTGAAGCAGATGAACGAGGATGCGCTGACCGGCTTCGTCTATTTCCGCGATCATACGATTGTCGGACAGCTACGCACCGAGGAGGACCGGCGTCTGGCTGGACTTAGCGATATTCCTCAGGTCGTGCTCGACGCCGTATTCGCCATCGAGGATAACAATTTCTACAACCATCCCGGTATCGACTTCAAGGGTACGGCACGTGCCGTTGTGCAGAAGGTGCTCAACCAGGATGTGCAGACTGGCGGCAGCACGATTACGCAGCAGCTGGCAAGACGCGTATTCCTGTCGCTGGAGAAGGCGGACAGCCGTAAGGCGAAGGAGATCTTCCTGTCGCTGCGTCTCGAGCGTATGATGTCGAAGGACGAAATTTTGCTTGCCTATCTCAACAAAATTCCGTACGGCAACGGCTCATCCGGCTACAACGTATACGGCATCAAGGCGGCAGCCAAAGGCATCTTCAATATCGAGGACTTGAGCCAAATTAATCTAGCTCAAGCGGCTTACCTCGCCGGCCTGCCGCAGCTGCCAAGCAATTACTCCGCGTTCAGCAGCAAGGGTGAATTCGACGGAGCCGCCTTCAAGCGGGCGGTCACGCGTCAACAGCTCGTGCTGCGCCGCATGCTGGAGGAAGGTAAAATTACGTCGCTGCAATACGAGGAAGCGCTGCAGTTCGATCTGAAGAGCACGCTCGCCGAGCGGGTCAAGAAAGCATACTCTACCTATCCATACTTGATGATCGAGGTGGAGAAGGAAGCCGCCAAGGCGCTGCTGAAGGTGGAGAATCCGGAGCTCGATCCACAGAAGCACGCCGATACATATGCTGAGGCGCTGAAGAGCATGCAGTCGAAGCTGAGCCGGGGCGGCTACCATGTGCACACGACGATCGACAAGGACATTTACGAGTCGATGCGCGCGATTGCACAGGAGCCTAAGAACTTCACAGCCGACGATAAGGTCAAAGGGGTCGAGCAGGTCGGCGCCGTCATGATCGAGAACAAGACCGGAGCCATACTCGGCATGCTGGAGGGACGCGACTTCTTCAAGGAGCAGCTGAACCATGCCACACAGGCGTTCCGCCAGCCGGGCTCCACGATGAAGCCGATCGCCGCCTTCCTCCCTGCTCTCGAGAAGGGCGCGATCCAGCCAGCCTCTGTCATTGATGACGTCCCGCTGCTGCTGAAGGACGGCACGAAGGTCGGCTACCACATTCCAGAGAACTGGGATGACGGCTACCACGGCCTCGTCACCGCCCGACATGCGCTGAACCAGTCGTACAATATCCCTGCGATCAAGCTGTTCACCGAGACGGTCGGCATTAAGGAGGCTTGGCTATTTGCTAACTCCGTAGGCATCAAGTCAGTTACGGAAGCCGATTACGTCGCCCAGACGGGCGTCATCGGCGGCTTGAAGTACGGAGTGACGGTGAAGGAGCTGACGAATGCGTATGCCACCATCGGCAACAAGGGCGTGTACAACGAGGCGTACTTGATCTCCAAGATTACCGATTCGAACGGCAACGTCGTGTACGAGCATCAGCTGAAGCCGAAGACGGCATTCTCGGAGGAAACCGCATACCTCATGACCGATATGATGCGAACCGTCATTACGTCCGGTACGGCGACAGACTTGATGACTAAGTATAAGCATTATGGCAAAATCCCGATTGTCGGCAAAACAGGCTCGACCCAGGACGACGCAGATGCCTGGTTCATGGGCTATACGCCCGATGTGACGCTTGGCGTCTGGGCTGGCTATGAGCTGCAAATTCATAAGCTAAGTAAGAACACTGGCGGTACGAATCGCGCGAAGAACGTGTGGGCGATGGCGCTGAACGCCGCCATTGAGAAGCATCCAGAGCTGTTCCCGACCAAGGGGTTCACGAAGCCAGCGAACATCGTCGAGATGACCGTCTCGAGTCTATCAGGTAAGCTCCCGAGTGAGTCGATCACGGCAGCCGGCAAGCTGACGACGGACATTTTCAACAAAAAGTACATTCCTACCGAGGAAGACAACGTTCTGGTCAAGCTGCCGATTATCAGCTATAACGGACTGAACTACATCGCACAAGAAGCGACGCCGAGTGACTTCGTTCAGGAGAAGACGGTCATCCGGCGGGAACAATCGCTGAACACCATCCTGCAGGAAATTATGGCGATCATGGACCGCATGCCGCCAGAGCGTAAGCGCAGTGTTGACTTCTACAAGCCGAGGGACTTCGAGGAGGACGCCCCTTCCGAGACGGACCCGAGAGTGGACGACGGCGAAGCGCCGAACGCACCGACGACCGTCGTTGCCACCCATTCAGGTAGCACCAGCGTTATCACATTCCAAGCAGCGACGAATCCGGACATCGTCGGTTATCGACTGTATCGCTCCGTCAGCAACGGCGAATTCCGTCAGGTGACCGGCAAGGTCGTTCTTGCGGGCGCCGAGACGAAATTCACGGATGAAGTGCCGAGCGGCTTCCATGGCTATTACGTCACCTCTGTTGATGTAGCGGGCCGCGAATCGGCTCCGAGCAAGGCCGCGTATACAGATGGAACGGCGATGGACCTTCTGTTCTTCGGTGCGGACAGTGAGCAGGATGGCAACCCACAGACGGGAGGCGCATCGAGCGATGAGACGCTGGACGACCTGCAGCTCATACCGGGCGCGCCAACTACACCAACTGCGCCTAGCATGAAGCCGAAGACGGATCAGCCAGCGGCCAAGGAGCAACCAGCGGCCAAGGCACCGCCAGCCTCACCTACCGGGCTGACAGGCAAGTCAACCGGAGGCGGAGGCGTCGAGCTGTCCTGGAAGGCCAGCTCGACAACCGAGAAGGTGACGAGCTACACCGTCTACTTCAGCGAGAAGGCGGACGGTACGTTCACGAAGATCGGCTCGGTGAAGGGCGCGACGAAGTTCCGCTACTATGCGGTGTCGTTCGACGGCTACTACCGGATTACCGCCGTGAACGAGCACGGTGAATCGAAGCCTTCTGTGGCCATTCATTATGTGAAATAAGCTGAAAAGGCCTTACCGCTCCCTCTAGGAGCCGGTAAGGCCTCTTTAATCTTACTCATATATGCTTAATCGCTGCTGCTCAGAGCTTCAAAGCTTAATCCTCGATCGTCGACAAGTCGCCGGTCGGCAGGTTCAGCTCCCACGCCTTCAACACGCGGCGCATAATTTTGCCGCTGCGCGTCTTCGGCAGCTTATCCTTGAATTCGATCTCGCGCGGCGCTGCGTGGGCGGACAGCCCTTCCTTGACGAAGCGCGAGATGTCCGCCTTCAGCTCCTCTGATGGCGTATACCCTTCACGAAGCGCGATGAACGCCTTGATGATCTCGCCGCGCATGGCGTCCGGCTTGCCGATAACACCAGCCTCGGCGACGGCTGGATGCTCCACCAGCTTGCTCTCGACCTCGAACGGACCGACCCGCTCGCCTGCCGTATTAATCACATCATCGATTCGGCCTTGGAACCAGAAGTAGCCGTCTGCATCCATGTAAGCGGAGTCGCCGGAGATGTACCAGCCCGGAATACGGAAATATTCCTGGAATTTGGGCTCGTTCTTCCAGATCTTACGCATCAGCGACGGCCAAGGCGTCTTGATCGCCAGATTGCCCATACGGAACGGCGGCAGCACGTTGCCTGCATCGTCGATAATAGCT
Above is a genomic segment from Paenibacillus sp. YYML68 containing:
- the tyrS gene encoding tyrosine--tRNA ligase; protein product: METKWEQLTVQQQEEVNRQLETIRRGVIEIVPEDELRQKVIDSVATGTPLKVKLGLDPSAPDIHVGHTVVLHKLRQFQELGHQVQLIIGDFTGRIGDPTGKSETRKQLTEDDVKRNAETYQKQIYKILDESKTELYFNSQWLGPMTFADVVQLSAKVTVARMLERDDFSKRYGSGLPIHIHEFFYPLMQGYDSVALKSDIELGGTDQKFNLLMGRTLQKEYGVPTQVAIMNPLLEGLDGVNKMSKSLGNYIGIDEAPNEIYGKSMSVPDELMLKYYELATDLSNDELAQLRSGIEDGTVHPRDAKMRLAYTFVRMYHGEQAAEEAQQHFVTVFQQRALPTDIEEVVLPLDALENGTIRAAKLLVTLGLQASGSEARRSVQQGAMKVNEEKVDDPNAELTLADGDIVQVGKRKFARIKLG
- a CDS encoding aminopeptidase; the protein is MNDSRLEKLACNIVQYSLDVQPGESVMIEMIGSEREMVRCLVDEVYARGGYPFVELRDPCVLASVLSGATQEQVERWAELDLARMKAMDCYVAIRSGDNASELSDVPDDRMKLYKQLYQKPVHLEERVKRTRWVVLRYPNASMAQLAGMSTARFEDFYFQVCNLDYARMSEAMNPLQELMNRTDRVRIVGPGATDLTFSIKGIGSVKCCGRRNLPDGELYTAPVRDSVNGVIAYNTPSVSSGFTFEQITFRFENGRIVEATANDSQRLNDILDTDEGARYIGEFSLGFNPYIAYPMKDTLFDEKIDGSLHLTPGQAYEQADNGNRSAVHWDLVLIQRPEFGGGEIYFDDRLIRKDGRFVVPELEGLNPERLKG
- the rpsD gene encoding 30S ribosomal protein S4; translated protein: MARYTGPKFKLSRRLGISLSGTGKELKRPFPPGQHGPGQRKKLSGYGVQLQEKQKLRHMYGLNEKQFRNLFDKASKLQGIAGENFMFLLESRLDNLVYRLGLSNSRAGARQLVAHGHVTINGKKVDIPSYLVSIGDIIGLRERSRSLSAVKEALANRHHIPSYVEFNESAMEGKFVRLPERAELSQDIDEKQIVEFYSR
- a CDS encoding transglycosylase domain-containing protein, with the translated sequence MDMDHKDNSTKQSSTHKRSSKASKAKKIALQIGKYTLITFKWLFIIGIICGFLAGGAAFGYVTALVKDDPIRDKETMLKQMNEDALTGFVYFRDHTIVGQLRTEEDRRLAGLSDIPQVVLDAVFAIEDNNFYNHPGIDFKGTARAVVQKVLNQDVQTGGSTITQQLARRVFLSLEKADSRKAKEIFLSLRLERMMSKDEILLAYLNKIPYGNGSSGYNVYGIKAAAKGIFNIEDLSQINLAQAAYLAGLPQLPSNYSAFSSKGEFDGAAFKRAVTRQQLVLRRMLEEGKITSLQYEEALQFDLKSTLAERVKKAYSTYPYLMIEVEKEAAKALLKVENPELDPQKHADTYAEALKSMQSKLSRGGYHVHTTIDKDIYESMRAIAQEPKNFTADDKVKGVEQVGAVMIENKTGAILGMLEGRDFFKEQLNHATQAFRQPGSTMKPIAAFLPALEKGAIQPASVIDDVPLLLKDGTKVGYHIPENWDDGYHGLVTARHALNQSYNIPAIKLFTETVGIKEAWLFANSVGIKSVTEADYVAQTGVIGGLKYGVTVKELTNAYATIGNKGVYNEAYLISKITDSNGNVVYEHQLKPKTAFSEETAYLMTDMMRTVITSGTATDLMTKYKHYGKIPIVGKTGSTQDDADAWFMGYTPDVTLGVWAGYELQIHKLSKNTGGTNRAKNVWAMALNAAIEKHPELFPTKGFTKPANIVEMTVSSLSGKLPSESITAAGKLTTDIFNKKYIPTEEDNVLVKLPIISYNGLNYIAQEATPSDFVQEKTVIRREQSLNTILQEIMAIMDRMPPERKRSVDFYKPRDFEEDAPSETDPRVDDGEAPNAPTTVVATHSGSTSVITFQAATNPDIVGYRLYRSVSNGEFRQVTGKVVLAGAETKFTDEVPSGFHGYYVTSVDVAGRESAPSKAAYTDGTAMDLLFFGADSEQDGNPQTGGASSDETLDDLQLIPGAPTTPTAPSMKPKTDQPAAKEQPAAKAPPASPTGLTGKSTGGGGVELSWKASSTTEKVTSYTVYFSEKADGTFTKIGSVKGATKFRYYAVSFDGYYRITAVNEHGESKPSVAIHYVK
- a CDS encoding HPr family phosphocarrier protein, translating into MPNANNAAIVEISQTANKFRSSIVLQFENKYIDVKSILGLFTTLLTTGSYDLHVHGPDADEAKQAMAEVFEKHGLAINSIQD